From a single Natronorubrum tibetense GA33 genomic region:
- a CDS encoding helix-turn-helix domain-containing protein, with amino-acid sequence MSDHDTPERTQTDAILEALEASSPATIADLATALETHPVTVERRCRSLQRDGHIRQCTGGVYTLVETDTGRQTAPADASSDRHRPPNPAD; translated from the coding sequence ATGTCAGACCACGACACCCCGGAACGAACGCAGACGGATGCAATCCTCGAGGCGCTCGAGGCGTCCAGTCCGGCGACGATCGCCGATCTCGCGACGGCTCTCGAGACACACCCCGTAACCGTCGAGCGCCGCTGCCGGTCCCTCCAGCGAGACGGCCATATCCGTCAGTGTACCGGTGGGGTGTACACGCTCGTCGAGACCGACACCGGCCGGCAGACAGCCCCCGCTGACGCCTCCTCGGACCGACACCGACCACCGAATCCCGCCGACTGA
- a CDS encoding SLC13 family permease, with product MPNSKPDDRLTDQLSNRVRTATQRLWAYLWRLNEQTKAYLTLDGPAIVEDMDSLSAEERRLARKAFADGGRDLGETAGDGRDRDVDSGTDDSDTTTERGDVGGTGGDGGGTGGDGGGNGDEESPFDVGGSYGLRQKIGFGLGPVLFALIFLSPTPEGLTPEGQAVAAVTAWVAVWWMSEAIPIPATSLLPIVLFPLTGALPAAETTPSYANPLIFLFMGGFFLAMAMQRWGLHRRIALRTIKAVGTEPSRLILGFMLATAFLSMWVSNSATVMMMVPIALAVIYQTADLVDDSDLDIDTTEGNFSFGIALMLCIAYGASVGGVATLIGTPPNILFAGQAGELFGENISFAQWMLYGVPISAIGLVAVYIHVTRIAMSPQFDQLPIGAGTIDRQLSDLGSMNKQERLVLVVFVSMAFAWIGASLIGQFDSAPAFVPGAVALFLDPIFAVPVPDDADTVVAIGGAMVLFTLPTTTEDGEHTFLLDWSNAVDIPWGVILLFGGGLAIAAGFGDTGLAAWIGEQLQALEGVSMVLILFSVVAMTIFLTEVTSNTATTAMLMPILAGVAVGIGVHPFGLMIAAATAASFAFMLPVATPPNAIVFGSGYITLPQMVRVGVGLNVIGIILITAVALVWLPVAWGIDITALPTEFVEAWGS from the coding sequence ATGCCGAACTCAAAGCCCGACGACCGACTGACGGACCAGCTCTCGAACCGCGTTCGAACGGCCACGCAGCGGCTGTGGGCGTATCTGTGGCGGCTCAACGAACAGACGAAGGCGTACCTCACGCTCGACGGTCCCGCGATCGTCGAGGATATGGACAGCCTCTCCGCGGAGGAACGACGCCTCGCGCGGAAGGCCTTCGCGGACGGCGGTCGTGATCTCGGCGAGACCGCGGGAGACGGTCGGGACCGCGACGTCGACAGCGGTACCGACGATAGCGACACGACAACCGAACGCGGAGACGTTGGCGGTACCGGCGGTGACGGTGGCGGTACCGGCGGTGACGGTGGCGGTAATGGAGACGAAGAATCACCGTTCGACGTCGGCGGCTCGTACGGGCTTCGCCAGAAGATCGGCTTCGGCCTCGGACCCGTCTTGTTCGCACTTATTTTTCTCTCGCCGACGCCGGAGGGACTCACACCGGAAGGGCAAGCCGTTGCAGCCGTCACCGCGTGGGTCGCCGTCTGGTGGATGTCCGAAGCGATTCCGATCCCTGCGACGTCGTTGCTCCCGATTGTGTTGTTCCCGCTGACCGGCGCGCTTCCGGCCGCGGAGACGACGCCGTCCTACGCCAATCCGCTGATCTTCCTCTTTATGGGCGGCTTTTTCCTCGCGATGGCGATGCAGCGGTGGGGACTCCACCGACGCATCGCGCTCCGAACCATCAAAGCCGTCGGTACTGAACCCTCACGGCTCATCCTCGGGTTCATGCTCGCGACGGCGTTTCTCTCGATGTGGGTCTCGAACAGCGCGACGGTAATGATGATGGTCCCCATCGCGCTGGCGGTCATCTACCAGACCGCGGATCTGGTCGACGACAGCGACCTCGATATCGATACCACCGAGGGGAACTTCTCGTTCGGTATCGCACTCATGCTCTGTATCGCCTACGGTGCATCCGTCGGCGGGGTCGCGACGCTCATCGGCACGCCGCCAAACATCCTCTTTGCGGGGCAGGCTGGGGAACTCTTCGGCGAGAACATCAGCTTCGCCCAGTGGATGCTTTACGGCGTTCCCATCTCGGCGATCGGTCTCGTTGCAGTCTATATTCACGTCACTCGCATCGCGATGTCCCCGCAGTTCGACCAGCTACCGATCGGTGCGGGCACGATCGATCGACAGCTCTCCGATCTCGGCTCGATGAACAAACAGGAGCGACTGGTGCTCGTCGTCTTCGTCAGCATGGCATTCGCCTGGATCGGTGCCAGCTTGATCGGGCAGTTCGATTCCGCTCCGGCGTTCGTTCCCGGTGCGGTAGCGCTGTTCCTCGATCCGATTTTCGCGGTCCCGGTTCCCGATGACGCGGACACGGTCGTCGCTATCGGTGGTGCGATGGTGCTGTTCACACTGCCGACCACGACCGAGGACGGCGAGCACACGTTCCTGCTCGACTGGAGCAACGCCGTCGACATTCCGTGGGGCGTCATCCTCCTGTTCGGCGGCGGTCTCGCCATCGCTGCCGGCTTCGGTGACACCGGCCTCGCGGCCTGGATCGGCGAACAACTGCAAGCACTCGAGGGCGTCTCGATGGTGCTCATCCTGTTCTCCGTCGTTGCCATGACTATCTTCCTGACCGAGGTTACCTCGAACACGGCGACGACGGCGATGTTGATGCCTATCCTCGCTGGCGTCGCGGTCGGCATCGGCGTCCATCCCTTCGGGCTGATGATCGCCGCCGCGACCGCGGCTTCGTTCGCGTTCATGCTCCCGGTCGCGACGCCGCCGAACGCGATCGTTTTCGGCAGCGGATATATCACGCTGCCCCAGATGGTTCGCGTCGGAGTCGGTCTCAACGTGATTGGCATCATCCTGATCACGGCCGTCGCGCTCGTGTGGCTGCCCGTCGCCTGGGGCATCGACATCACGGCGCTTCCGACAGAGTTCGTCGAAGCGTGGGGCTCGTGA
- a CDS encoding MFS transporter: MDRSYWRTVSLVSLWQVSASICYYTVFAATPFFRDEFGLSRLSVGFVVTALTLGYAVCLLPVGALIDRFGEKRSLTLGLVGLAAGVVMVAGAPTYALLLAAAFFLGSMYASAIPGTNKAIYDGIPAGRQNFALGIKQVGVTAGSGISALLVTGLAGVLFWQAGFLIAAGVGFVVALLFALLYSGAGDGGAAEYPDFRRLSRNRPYRVLVAAGFFLGAALFTTTGYTVLYVEEDIGASVAFGGVVLALVQLFGSVGRVVTGWLSDNLPGDPQTRIGAILLVQVIAGTVLFVVVAATDSALNAAIAFSALGFFVLGNTGIYYSYMATLVTADEMGGATAAGQLSLVIGSVVAPPAFGYLADTVGYHGSWWLLAAGMGLAVGLLFYAVRLEPPIDEPAMQE; encoded by the coding sequence ATGGATCGGTCGTACTGGCGAACAGTCTCGCTCGTGTCGCTGTGGCAGGTGTCGGCGAGTATCTGTTACTACACGGTCTTCGCGGCGACGCCGTTCTTTCGCGACGAGTTTGGGCTCTCCCGGCTCTCGGTGGGGTTCGTGGTGACGGCGCTGACGCTCGGCTACGCGGTCTGTCTGCTCCCCGTCGGCGCGCTGATCGACCGTTTCGGCGAGAAGCGGTCGCTCACGCTCGGCCTCGTCGGACTAGCGGCCGGCGTCGTGATGGTCGCCGGCGCACCCACCTACGCCCTGTTGCTCGCGGCTGCCTTCTTCCTCGGCTCGATGTACGCCTCCGCGATTCCGGGGACGAACAAGGCGATCTACGACGGCATCCCCGCGGGTCGCCAGAACTTCGCGCTGGGAATCAAGCAGGTCGGCGTCACCGCCGGCAGCGGTATCAGCGCGTTGCTCGTGACCGGATTGGCGGGCGTGCTCTTTTGGCAAGCCGGCTTCCTGATCGCGGCGGGCGTCGGGTTCGTCGTTGCCCTCCTCTTCGCGCTCCTCTACAGCGGCGCGGGCGACGGCGGCGCGGCGGAGTATCCGGACTTTCGGCGACTGTCGCGCAACCGCCCGTACCGGGTGCTCGTCGCGGCGGGCTTTTTCCTCGGCGCGGCGCTCTTTACGACGACCGGCTACACCGTCCTCTACGTCGAGGAGGATATCGGCGCGTCGGTGGCCTTCGGCGGCGTGGTGCTCGCGCTGGTACAGCTGTTCGGGAGCGTCGGCCGCGTCGTCACGGGCTGGCTGAGCGACAACCTGCCCGGCGATCCGCAGACCCGGATCGGGGCAATCCTGCTCGTCCAGGTCATCGCGGGGACCGTCCTGTTCGTCGTCGTCGCGGCGACCGACAGCGCGCTGAACGCCGCCATCGCCTTCTCCGCCCTCGGCTTCTTCGTGCTCGGAAACACCGGCATCTACTACTCCTACATGGCGACGCTGGTCACGGCCGACGAGATGGGCGGGGCGACCGCCGCCGGCCAACTCTCGCTCGTGATCGGCTCGGTCGTCGCTCCCCCGGCGTTCGGTTATCTTGCGGACACTGTCGGCTACCACGGTTCGTGGTGGCTACTCGCCGCCGGGATGGGTCTTGCCGTTGGCCTCCTGTTCTACGCGGTTCGGCTCGAGCCCCCGATCGACGAGCCGGCAATGCAGGAGTGA
- a CDS encoding universal stress protein: MYRILLPVDETEARARSQAESILENPAAPDCTVDVLYVHRDVSAPDAEWATGGFSETFAEEMAENVENLQRLPNAAEAAINVLDSGGVDWSLHETTGEPAEAILEFAAEVDSDVIVLGIGTESPVGKVLFGSVAQAVILASDRPVTVVPEGRSES; encoded by the coding sequence ATGTACCGCATCCTGCTCCCGGTCGACGAAACCGAGGCTCGAGCGCGTTCCCAAGCGGAGTCGATCCTCGAGAACCCGGCCGCGCCCGACTGTACCGTCGATGTTCTATACGTTCACCGCGACGTTTCTGCACCGGACGCCGAGTGGGCTACCGGCGGTTTCTCCGAGACCTTCGCCGAGGAGATGGCCGAGAACGTCGAGAACCTCCAGCGGCTTCCGAACGCGGCCGAGGCCGCAATCAACGTCCTCGATTCGGGCGGCGTCGACTGGTCGCTCCACGAGACGACGGGCGAACCTGCCGAGGCGATCCTCGAGTTCGCCGCGGAGGTCGACAGCGACGTGATCGTGCTCGGCATCGGGACCGAGTCGCCGGTCGGCAAGGTCCTCTTCGGCAGCGTCGCGCAGGCGGTGATCCTCGCGAGCGATCGACCGGTGACGGTCGTCCCGGAGGGCCGATCGGAGTCGTAA
- a CDS encoding DUF7847 domain-containing protein: MTSLQRKGVIGSIADGIEWLRRNPILIVVFLLYGLIELGAELLSPVGVVLTLVGWLLLPYIDGLVHVIGEQEASGESGDLGRASSTVLARYVSLIGIWIAYVVAVSIGFIFLILPGIYLAVRLSLAFPACVIDDQDAFESLSTSWSVAKGNLLKLFGIFLASLVVVGSVGIVTVLFTGFDSEFYITFLFLSALLTAVVSPVVQFALARVYLENRPTDETSTTGDDTREDDGWGSTSDDRTRTDRDDDRWDDANW; encoded by the coding sequence ATGACATCCCTCCAGCGAAAAGGTGTGATCGGATCGATCGCCGACGGAATCGAGTGGCTCCGTCGAAATCCGATACTGATCGTCGTGTTCTTGCTGTACGGCCTGATTGAGCTCGGTGCCGAACTTCTCAGCCCCGTCGGGGTCGTGCTCACGCTCGTCGGCTGGCTCCTGTTGCCCTACATCGACGGCCTCGTCCACGTGATCGGCGAACAGGAAGCATCCGGAGAGTCCGGGGATCTCGGGCGGGCCTCTTCGACCGTTCTCGCCCGGTACGTCTCGTTGATCGGTATCTGGATCGCCTACGTCGTGGCGGTTTCCATCGGATTCATCTTTCTGATTCTCCCGGGGATCTACCTCGCGGTTCGCCTCTCCCTTGCGTTTCCGGCCTGCGTTATCGACGATCAGGACGCGTTCGAGAGTCTCAGCACGAGCTGGTCGGTCGCGAAAGGAAACCTCCTGAAGCTGTTCGGCATCTTCCTCGCATCGCTCGTCGTCGTCGGTAGCGTCGGGATCGTCACGGTGCTGTTCACCGGTTTCGACAGCGAGTTCTACATCACGTTTCTGTTCCTCTCAGCTCTCCTGACCGCGGTCGTCAGCCCCGTCGTCCAGTTCGCCCTCGCTCGCGTCTACCTCGAGAACCGGCCAACCGACGAGACATCGACAACCGGTGACGACACCCGGGAGGACGATGGGTGGGGGTCGACGAGCGACGACAGGACGCGAACCGACCGCGACGACGACCGCTGGGACGACGCGAACTGGTAG
- a CDS encoding O-antigen ligase family protein, protein MSDWRDTEYLWGRSPADSPTVPLHYPLLAVFAIVVSIAPSTWYFSTDQGYLLSAVVLAAITVYGVVFTGVRLSTDPAFLVLFGGYWLGLMVQYRFHAPQTELFYVALSAPLAVFATVVVLPRFVEGRRQTFAMALTLAAVAVALVGILVLWWAGTADTDLPDFIGEEVMGLYAIRTVSVFSNPNPYGFFMMIGCLAALYTVLVRGGLVWIVALGICVLGLIMSEGDAALAGVSVGTIIVLAGRHRLLSFLGIGVGVAVLYAGIRIGHVSEVMQTTLMSRINLWVRSVELLAADPLWGIGFADVGSQIGIGREFDHSSIYPPLSSDTGTSSGPHNSYLYPLLSTGVIAGSLYLGSLVYALGRGIRGRWTAWKGFVVGTAAGIYVYMAFESHFLGGLGVSSVVFGLFVGLMLLTEPEESERESRPATAREALATSRLASALTRVQQRAAERDGTGSRRESRRNG, encoded by the coding sequence ATGAGTGACTGGCGAGACACCGAGTATCTCTGGGGCCGATCGCCTGCTGATTCTCCGACGGTTCCGCTACACTATCCGCTACTCGCCGTATTCGCGATCGTCGTCAGCATCGCACCGTCGACGTGGTATTTCTCGACGGACCAGGGCTATCTGCTCTCGGCCGTCGTACTCGCTGCGATCACCGTATACGGGGTGGTGTTTACGGGCGTTCGGCTGTCGACGGACCCCGCATTTCTCGTTCTCTTCGGCGGGTACTGGCTCGGACTAATGGTGCAGTATCGGTTCCACGCGCCGCAAACCGAACTGTTCTACGTCGCGCTCAGTGCGCCACTCGCGGTGTTCGCGACCGTGGTCGTCCTCCCCCGGTTCGTCGAGGGGCGACGGCAGACGTTCGCGATGGCCCTCACGCTGGCCGCCGTCGCCGTCGCCCTGGTCGGAATACTGGTGCTCTGGTGGGCCGGAACGGCTGACACCGACCTTCCCGACTTCATCGGCGAGGAGGTCATGGGACTGTACGCGATCCGGACCGTCTCGGTGTTCAGTAACCCCAATCCGTACGGCTTTTTCATGATGATCGGCTGTCTGGCGGCGCTGTACACCGTACTCGTTCGCGGCGGACTCGTCTGGATAGTCGCGCTCGGCATCTGCGTGCTCGGACTGATCATGAGCGAGGGCGATGCCGCACTCGCCGGCGTGAGCGTCGGCACGATCATCGTCCTCGCCGGGCGACATCGACTGCTCTCGTTTCTGGGTATCGGTGTCGGCGTGGCCGTGCTGTACGCGGGGATCCGTATCGGTCACGTCTCCGAGGTGATGCAGACGACGCTGATGAGTCGCATCAATCTGTGGGTGCGTTCCGTGGAGCTACTCGCGGCCGACCCGCTGTGGGGGATCGGCTTTGCGGACGTCGGGTCCCAGATCGGCATCGGGAGGGAGTTCGACCACTCATCGATATACCCGCCGCTCAGTTCGGACACCGGAACCAGTAGCGGTCCGCACAACTCCTATCTCTATCCGCTGCTCAGCACGGGAGTGATCGCCGGGTCGCTGTACCTCGGCTCGCTGGTCTATGCGCTCGGTCGTGGGATCAGAGGACGCTGGACGGCCTGGAAGGGGTTCGTCGTCGGTACCGCGGCCGGGATCTACGTCTACATGGCCTTCGAATCGCACTTCCTCGGTGGGCTGGGCGTCTCATCCGTCGTGTTCGGCCTGTTCGTCGGCCTCATGTTGCTGACCGAGCCTGAAGAATCCGAGCGGGAGTCCCGGCCCGCTACCGCGCGAGAGGCACTCGCGACCAGCCGACTCGCCAGCGCTCTCACTCGAGTTCAACAGCGGGCCGCCGAGCGCGACGGGACCGGTTCGCGCCGCGAGTCGAGGCGAAACGGGTAG
- a CDS encoding ArsA family ATPase, producing the protein MSGIDVEPVGEEAEDASSGDDGAHTIEVTPTDSVADDERETIDVEPSDEPIDGPDYVLYGGKGGVGKTTMAAATALDSARAGTSTLVVSTDPAHSLSDTFETEVPSEPGRLRDDIPLYAAEIDPEAAMERGQAAFLGGGGGGDSTGTDDGSAGFGGSDDAFGGSDQGPFGGGTESGGMGGMGGLGDMLGGESPMDAIFGGAMPGADEAAAMQLLLEYMDDPRFDRVVVDTAPTGHTLRLLQLPELMDTMMGKILKFRKRMSGMLEGMKGMFGGQEPPEEDDLDDLDELRDRIERLRAVLRDPARTDFRIVMVPEEMSVLESKRLRQQLREFDIPVGTLVVNRVMEPLSDVTDDVEGEFLQPNLDDCEFCQRRWDVQQNALAEAQDLFRGTDVRRVPLFADEVRGEEMLEVVAACLR; encoded by the coding sequence ATGAGTGGAATCGACGTCGAGCCGGTCGGCGAGGAGGCCGAGGACGCTTCGAGCGGTGACGACGGTGCACACACTATCGAGGTGACGCCGACGGACTCCGTCGCGGACGACGAACGCGAGACGATCGACGTGGAGCCGTCCGACGAGCCGATCGACGGTCCCGACTACGTCCTCTACGGCGGGAAAGGCGGCGTCGGAAAGACGACGATGGCCGCGGCGACGGCCCTCGACAGCGCCCGCGCTGGCACCAGTACGCTCGTCGTTTCGACGGATCCCGCACACTCCCTCTCCGATACGTTCGAGACCGAGGTGCCGTCCGAGCCCGGTCGTCTCCGCGATGATATCCCCCTCTACGCGGCCGAGATCGATCCAGAGGCCGCGATGGAACGGGGACAGGCCGCCTTTTTGGGTGGCGGTGGTGGCGGAGACAGCACCGGGACAGACGACGGGAGCGCCGGCTTCGGTGGGAGCGATGACGCGTTCGGCGGCAGTGATCAGGGACCGTTCGGCGGCGGCACCGAGAGCGGCGGAATGGGTGGCATGGGCGGACTCGGCGACATGCTCGGCGGCGAGTCGCCTATGGACGCCATCTTCGGCGGCGCGATGCCGGGTGCCGACGAGGCCGCCGCGATGCAACTCCTCCTCGAGTACATGGACGACCCCCGATTCGACCGGGTGGTCGTCGACACCGCGCCGACGGGCCACACCCTTCGGCTGCTCCAATTGCCCGAACTGATGGATACGATGATGGGAAAAATTCTCAAATTCCGCAAGCGGATGAGCGGTATGCTCGAGGGCATGAAAGGGATGTTCGGCGGACAGGAGCCGCCCGAGGAGGACGACCTCGACGACCTGGACGAACTGCGAGACCGAATCGAACGGCTCCGAGCGGTCCTCCGCGATCCCGCGCGGACGGACTTCCGGATCGTCATGGTGCCCGAAGAGATGAGCGTCCTCGAGTCCAAACGCCTGCGCCAACAGCTCCGGGAGTTCGACATTCCCGTCGGCACCCTCGTCGTCAATCGCGTCATGGAACCGCTCTCGGACGTCACCGATGACGTCGAAGGCGAGTTCCTCCAGCCGAATCTGGACGACTGCGAGTTCTGTCAGCGACGCTGGGATGTCCAGCAGAACGCGCTCGCAGAGGCCCAGGACCTCTTCCGCGGGACCGACGTCCGGCGGGTGCCGCTCTTTGCCGATGAGGTTCGCGGGGAGGAGATGCTCGAAGTCGTCGCGGCCTGTCTGCGATAA
- a CDS encoding pyridoxal phosphate-dependent aminotransferase, which translates to MEYETPLFFHVMQYADRADRDVIDMVSGNPDWEPPQALRDGLREYADLEPDQFQYPPSEGLLELREEIAARRGVDAEQVVITNGAGEANYLAMARALERDRGDEIILTDPVYPYYPGKTTMLGGTQRFVAADDEGRLDPADVREAASEETAAIVVNSPNNPTGAVYPEETIRELVAIAEEYDAILVSDEVYDHFDLSGEFSSALEFDSDHRIVTNAYSKSMAITGVRVGYAIFPPHLVENAKSRHMLVNVATTRPGQYAVLEALRETDPDYYEENRDLLRKRVATFTDALDAAGAEYTTPKGSFYVMARFDGYPGTLENVKRLIDEAGVAGMPGEAFGDSRTEWLRFALVTPRVEEAAERLAAYFD; encoded by the coding sequence ATGGAGTACGAGACGCCGCTGTTCTTTCACGTCATGCAATACGCCGACCGGGCTGATCGCGACGTTATCGACATGGTCAGCGGGAACCCCGACTGGGAGCCGCCCCAAGCGCTTCGGGACGGCCTGCGTGAGTACGCCGACCTCGAGCCAGATCAGTTCCAGTACCCGCCGAGTGAGGGGCTGCTCGAGTTGCGGGAGGAGATCGCTGCACGCCGCGGCGTCGACGCCGAACAGGTGGTAATCACGAACGGCGCGGGCGAGGCGAACTACCTCGCGATGGCGCGGGCGCTCGAGCGCGACCGCGGTGACGAGATTATCCTGACCGATCCGGTTTATCCCTACTATCCCGGGAAGACGACGATGCTCGGCGGCACGCAGCGGTTCGTCGCGGCGGACGATGAGGGTCGCCTCGATCCGGCCGACGTGCGCGAGGCCGCGAGCGAGGAGACCGCGGCGATCGTGGTTAACTCGCCGAACAACCCGACCGGGGCGGTCTACCCCGAGGAGACGATTCGGGAACTCGTCGCCATCGCCGAGGAGTACGACGCGATCCTCGTCAGCGACGAGGTCTACGACCACTTCGACCTCTCGGGGGAGTTCTCGAGCGCGCTCGAGTTCGATTCGGACCACCGGATCGTCACCAACGCGTACTCGAAGTCAATGGCGATCACCGGCGTGCGCGTGGGGTACGCGATCTTTCCGCCCCACCTCGTCGAGAACGCCAAGAGCCGACACATGCTGGTCAACGTCGCCACGACCCGGCCCGGTCAGTACGCGGTCTTGGAGGCCCTTCGCGAGACGGATCCGGACTACTACGAGGAAAACCGCGACCTGCTCCGCAAGCGCGTCGCGACGTTCACCGACGCGCTCGACGCCGCAGGAGCGGAGTACACCACGCCGAAGGGGTCGTTCTACGTTATGGCCCGCTTCGACGGCTATCCGGGGACGCTCGAGAACGTGAAACGGTTGATCGACGAGGCCGGCGTCGCCGGGATGCCCGGGGAAGCCTTCGGCGACTCGCGGACGGAGTGGCTCCGATTCGCCCTCGTCACGCCGCGTGTCGAGGAGGCGGCCGAGCGGCTGGCCGCGTACTTCGACTGA
- a CDS encoding CinA family protein yields MNDDIDRELPMAVADALRDREETLAVAESCTGGLIGAAITAVPGASDYFDSGLTTYAYDAKRRHLGVSREALDEHGAVSEPVAYEMARGVRDVADVTWGIATTGVAGPTGGTEEDPVGTVYIGVAYAGPWGSESSFSVVNRYVFDGDRATVRSKTVDQALEDLLEAIDAQ; encoded by the coding sequence ATGAACGACGACATCGATCGCGAACTGCCGATGGCGGTCGCCGACGCGCTCCGGGACCGCGAGGAGACCCTCGCCGTCGCCGAGTCCTGTACCGGCGGGTTGATCGGCGCGGCGATCACGGCCGTCCCCGGTGCGAGCGACTACTTCGACTCCGGACTGACGACCTACGCCTACGATGCAAAGCGACGCCATCTCGGCGTCAGCCGCGAAGCCCTTGACGAGCACGGGGCCGTCTCCGAACCCGTCGCGTACGAGATGGCCCGCGGCGTGCGAGACGTCGCGGACGTCACGTGGGGGATCGCCACGACCGGCGTTGCCGGACCGACCGGCGGTACGGAGGAAGACCCGGTCGGTACCGTCTACATCGGCGTCGCGTACGCCGGTCCGTGGGGGAGCGAGTCCTCGTTTTCGGTGGTCAATCGGTACGTCTTCGACGGCGACCGGGCGACCGTCCGGTCGAAAACCGTAGATCAGGCGCTCGAGGACTTGCTCGAGGCGATCGACGCTCAGTGA
- a CDS encoding metal-dependent hydrolase: MNKKGHVLNAILLSLGLGYLLEPAGDLETFRTIVMIGVPVTLGALFPDVDTAFGKHRKTLHSLPVLAGFIAFPYVFGNLEYVWIGVLTHYVLDVAGSKRGIALFYPLWKKEFGLPVGVAVSSKHATAVTVVITVLELVLVAMVLYEVPQWGLELGRQAVGI; this comes from the coding sequence ATGAACAAGAAGGGACACGTTCTCAACGCCATTCTCTTGAGTCTCGGACTGGGCTACCTCCTCGAGCCGGCGGGCGACCTCGAGACGTTCCGGACGATCGTTATGATTGGCGTCCCGGTAACGCTGGGGGCCCTCTTTCCGGATGTCGATACGGCCTTCGGCAAACACCGGAAAACGCTGCACAGTCTTCCGGTACTGGCCGGATTCATCGCCTTTCCGTACGTCTTCGGAAACCTCGAGTACGTCTGGATCGGCGTATTGACCCACTACGTACTCGACGTGGCGGGGAGCAAACGCGGCATCGCGCTCTTTTACCCCCTCTGGAAGAAGGAGTTCGGACTGCCTGTCGGCGTCGCGGTCAGCAGCAAACACGCCACTGCCGTGACGGTCGTCATCACCGTCCTCGAACTGGTACTCGTCGCGATGGTTCTCTACGAGGTTCCTCAGTGGGGGCTCGAGCTAGGGCGGCAGGCGGTCGGAATCTAG
- a CDS encoding DUF7139 domain-containing protein, giving the protein MTSLTEAYDGSAGEVASPQRLYAGTALVLVGAILAVAAVLVATTDLWSGLAASLSPNIDEHFAAVRLAGVLAGLGVPTALVGVFIVLPAGRRIQAAAAISVSLCLLGVVLFWGAYPNDWRSYGDDHTLRVSAIYLLGLFTALWSLFTAVVNFKTRNDPGGALEMNVTRHNQTVVEVTESNESTGFGGIGFFGGTPDGDVETQTNEPESGGKQLSYDESASVSESKSRSPTGSSASTGRSGGSTRPRAPTAGTPTSDGGTAASDLSSPLDAGDGRDAEIVGSESDTPNEPTDQYCGNCGHFEYVRSSEGMVPYCGRHDEAMDDMDACQEWTPNN; this is encoded by the coding sequence ATGACAAGCCTGACCGAGGCCTACGACGGGAGCGCGGGGGAGGTGGCGAGCCCCCAGCGTCTGTACGCGGGGACGGCACTCGTCCTCGTCGGCGCGATCCTGGCGGTCGCGGCCGTGCTCGTGGCGACGACCGACCTCTGGAGCGGGCTCGCCGCATCGCTCTCCCCAAACATCGACGAGCACTTCGCGGCGGTCCGCCTCGCCGGCGTGCTTGCCGGTCTCGGAGTCCCGACCGCACTCGTCGGCGTCTTCATCGTCCTCCCGGCGGGCCGCCGGATCCAGGCCGCCGCGGCGATCAGCGTGAGCCTGTGTCTGCTCGGCGTCGTCCTCTTCTGGGGGGCCTACCCCAACGACTGGCGATCCTACGGCGACGATCACACGCTCCGCGTCTCCGCAATCTACCTTCTCGGCCTGTTTACGGCCCTCTGGAGCCTGTTCACCGCCGTCGTCAACTTCAAGACCCGAAACGATCCCGGCGGTGCACTCGAGATGAACGTCACCCGGCACAACCAGACCGTCGTCGAAGTCACCGAATCGAACGAGTCAACCGGCTTCGGCGGCATCGGCTTCTTCGGCGGCACGCCGGACGGCGATGTCGAAACGCAGACCAACGAACCCGAGTCCGGCGGAAAACAACTATCGTACGACGAATCTGCGAGCGTCTCCGAATCGAAATCTCGGTCGCCGACCGGATCCAGCGCTAGTACCGGGCGTTCCGGTGGCTCGACGCGTCCTCGAGCGCCGACCGCCGGTACCCCGACCAGCGACGGCGGGACGGCGGCGTCGGATCTCTCCTCGCCGCTCGACGCCGGTGACGGCCGCGACGCCGAAATCGTCGGCTCGGAGTCGGACACGCCGAACGAACCGACGGACCAGTACTGCGGGAACTGTGGCCACTTCGAGTACGTCCGTTCGTCCGAGGGGATGGTCCCGTACTGTGGCCGCCACGACGAAGCGATGGACGATATGGACGCCTGCCAAGAGTGGACACCAAACAACTGA